From a region of the Alnus glutinosa chromosome 1, dhAlnGlut1.1, whole genome shotgun sequence genome:
- the LOC133865411 gene encoding tryptamine 5-hydroxylase-like produces the protein MGSINWQSLYLPVPALLFGTFVFLILRLRKWQSSSKSLRPPSPAGLPIIGHLHLLTDMPHLSLAHLAHKLGPIIYLRLGRVPTVVVSSADLAKHVLKTHDHIFASRPQLISAQYLSFGCSDVTFSPYGPYWRQARKICVTELLSAKRVSSFQLIRDEEVNRVLSSVSAQSGSEIDLGEQFFALANDILCRVAFGKRFKEESGERQKRHLVDVLTETQALFAGFCLGDFFPDWEWINWVSGYKARLSRNLEDLRAVCEEIIKEHVDEKGKAGVVGKEDFVDVLLRVQQREDLEVPITDDNLKALVLDMFVAGTDTSAATLEWTMTELARHPAVMKKAQEEVRNIASIRGKVEESHLQHLHYMKAVIKETMRLRPPVPLLVPRESMDKCNLDGYEIPAKTRVLINTYAIGRDPKSWENPLEFNPERFTDNNIEVKDSDFRFLPFGGGRRGCPGYSLALATVEIALARLLYHFDWSLPQGVGADDMDLSEIFGLATRKKTPIVLVPTANKHYEFKG, from the exons ATGGGATCTATCAATTGGCAGTCCCTCTATCTACCAGTACCGGCCCTCCTCTTCGGCACCTTCGTTTTCTTAATCCTTCGCCTACGCAAATGGCAGAGCAGCTCAAAGTCACTCAGGCCACCGTCACCGGCAGGCCTCCCAATCATCGGCCACCTCCACCTGCTCACAGACATGCCCCACCTCTCACTGGCCCACCTCGCCCACAAGCTCGGCCCCATCATCTACCTACGACTCGGCCGAGTCCCCACGGTGGTGGTCTCCTCTGCTGACCTCGCCAAGCATGTCCTCAAGACCCACGACCATATCTTCGCCAGCCGCCCACAGCTCATCTCAGCCCAGTACCTCTCCTTCGGCTGCTCCGACGTCACCTTCTCCCCCTACGGCCCCTACTGGCGCCAAGCCAGGAAGATCTGCGTCACCGAGCTGCTCAGCGCGAAACGGGTCAGCTCCTTCCAACTGATCCGAGACGAGGAGGTGAATCGGGTTCTGAGCTCCGTGTCAGCTCAGTCGGGTTCAGAAATCGACCTGGGCGAGCAGTTCTTCGCTTTGGCAAACGACATACTGTGCCGAGTGGCGTTCGGGAAGAGGTTCAAGGAGGAGTCGGGAGAGAGGCAGAAGCGTCATTTGGTGGATGTTTTGACGGAGACGCAGGCGTTGTTTGCTGGGTTTTGTCTGGGTGACTTTTTTCCCGACTGGGAGTGGATCAACTGGGTGAGTGGGTACAAAGCGAGATTGAGCCGGAACTTGGAGGATCTGAGAGCGGTTTGTGAGGAGATTATCAAAGAACATGTGGATGAGAAGGGCAAGGCTGGTGTGGTGGGTAAGGAGGATTTCGTAGATGTGCTGCTTCGGGTGCAACAACGAGAGGACTTGGAGGTCCCCATTACAGACGATAATCTCAAAGCTCTGGTCCTG GACATGTTTGTTGCCGGAACTGACACATCAGCAGCAACACTAGAATGGACAATGACTGAGCTTGCAAGACACCCGGCAGTGATGAAGAAAGCACAGGAAGAAGTTCGAAATATAGCATCCATCAGAGGCAAAGTTGAAGAAAGCCATCTTCAACATCTTCATTACATGAAGGCAGTGATTAAAGAGACAATGCGGTTGCGCCCCCCAGTCCCTCTCCTAGTTCCTCGAGAATCCATGGATAAATGCAATCTGGATGGCTACGAAATACCTGCAAAAACTAGGGTTCTAATCAACACTTACGCGATTGGGAGGGATCCCAAGTCATGGGAAAACCCTCTGGAGTTCAATCCTGAGAGGTTCACGGATAACAACATTGAGGTCAAGGATTCAGATTTCAGGTTTCTACCATTTGGTGGTGGCAGGAGAGGGTGTCCGGGTTATTCCTTGGCGTTAGCTACCGTAGAGATTGCGTTGGCTCGCCTCCTGTATCATTTTGATTGGTCATTGCCTCAGGGGGTTGGTGCTGATGATATGGATCTCAGTGAGATTTTTGGGCTTGCAACCAGGAAAAAGACTCCCATTGTTCTTGTGCCAACAGCCAATAAGCACTATGAGTTCAAGGGCTGA